From Triticum aestivum cultivar Chinese Spring chromosome 4A, IWGSC CS RefSeq v2.1, whole genome shotgun sequence, a single genomic window includes:
- the LOC123086301 gene encoding laccase-22: MAMPRRLDQLLLPLMASCFLLQALSVHAITRHYKFNVVMRNMTRLCSTKSILTVNGKFPGPTLYAREGDNVLVKVVNHASHNVTIHWHGVRQIRTGWYDGPAYITQCPIQPGSSFLYNFTVTGQRGTLLWHAHINWLRATVHGAIVILPKLGVPYPFPAPHKEAVVVLGEWWKADTETVINQAMQLGVGPNISDSHTINGHPGPMSDCASSQDGFNLDVENDKTYMLRIINAGLNDDLFFKIAGHGLTVVEVDAVYTKPYKTDILLITPGQTTNVLVTADQSAGRYLLSVSPFLDAPLQVDNKTGTATLHYANTVSATARLTLVKPPPQNATPIASKFSESLRSLNSKEYPANVPQTVDHSLFFTIGVGVNPCANCINGTRVVGTINNSTFVMPSTPILQARYYSIPGVFTEDFPATPPHKFNYTGSGPKNLQTMKGTRVYRLPYNASVQVILQDTGIISTESHPIHLHGFNFFVVGRGVGNYNPQTSPSTFNLIDPVERNTIGVPTGGWTVIRFRADNPGVWFMHCHFEVHTSWGLKMVFVVDNGKRPSETLIPPPKDLPQC, translated from the exons ATGGCCATGCCTCGCCGTCTTGATCAGCTGCTCCTCCCCCTCATGGCCAGCTGCTTCCTGCTTCAGGCTCTCAGCGTCCATGCCATCACCCGACACTACAAGTTCAAT GTGGTTATGAGGAACATGACACGGCTTTGCTCAACCAAGTCCATCCTCACTGTTAATGGCAAGTTCCCGGGGCCGACCCTCTATGCAAGGGAAGGCGATAATGTTCTTGTCAAGGTCGTCAACCATGCATCTCACAACGTTACCATCCACTG GCATGGGGTAAGGCAAATCCGGACTGGGTGGTACGATGGACCAGCCTACATTACACAGTGCCCAATCCAGCCAGGGAGCAGCTTTCTGTATAATTTCACCGTTACTGGCCAACGTGGTACACTCCTATGGCATGCCCATATCAACTGGCTGCGGGCTACCGTCCATGGTGCTATTGTCATACTACCCAAGCTTGGAGTACCCTACCCCTTCCCTGCTCCTCACAAGGAGGCAGTTGTTGTCCTAG GTGAATGGTGGAAAGCTGATACAGAGACTGTAATCAACCAGGCCATGCAACTAGGAGTAGGACCCAATATTTCTGATTCCCACACCATCAACGGCCACCCTGGTCCGATGTCTGATTGTGCCTCCTCCCAAG ATGGATTCAATCTCGATGTCGAAAATGACAAGACATACATGCTCCGGATCATCAACGCTGGTCTGAATGACGACCTATTCTTCAAGATTGCCGGGCACGGACTAACTGTGGTTGAGGTTGATGCAGTCTATACCAAGCCATATAAAACCGATATCCTGCTCATCACTCCAGGCCAGACTACAAACGTCCTCGTCACTGCTGACCAAAGTGCTGGCCGTTACCTTCTCTCAGTCTCTCCCTTCCTGGATGCTCCACTACAAGTTGACAACAAAACAGGCACTGCTACCTTGCACTATGCTAACACTGTCTCTGCCACAGCACGCCTCACTCTCGTCAAGCCACCACCACAGAATGCCACCCCTATTGCATCAAAATTCTCTGAGTCGCTCCGAAGCCTCAACTCCAAGGAGTACCCAGCCAATGTGCCACAGACAGTAGACCACTCGCTTTTCTTTACCATTGGTGTGGGTGTCAATCCATGCGCAAACTGCATTAACGGGACCAGAGTGGTGGGCACAATCAACAATTCGACATTCGTTATGCCATCCACCCCAATTCTCCAAGCCCGTTACTACAGCATTCCAGGGGTCTTCACCGAAGACTTCCCAGCAACACcaccacacaagttcaactacacaGGAAGTGGCCCCAAAAACCTTCAAACCATGAAAGGAACCAGGGTTTATAGGCTGCCATATAATGCTTCAGTGCAGGTCATACTCCAGGATACAGGGATCATATCAACAGAAAGCCACccgatccatctgcatggatttAACTTTTTTGTCGTTGGGAGGGGTGTTGGTAATTACAACCCCCAAACCTCCCCTTCCACATTTAACCTCATCGACCCCGTTGAGAGAAACACCATTGGAGTTCCTACTGGAGGCTGGACAGTAATCAGGTTCAGGGCAGACAACCCAG GTGTGTGGTTTATGCATTGCCATTTCGAGGTGCACACGTCATGGGGACTCAAGATGGTCTTTGTGGTGGACAATGGGAAAAGACCTAGCGAGACTCTAATTCCACCACCCAAAGATCTTCCCCAGTGCTGA